The DNA sequence GCCGGGAGTTCACCAGTTTTTTTGGGACAGTGTCCTATAAACGCCACTTGATGTACGACCGAAACGGAAACGCACATTACCCTGTCGATGAGGCAATCGGTTTAAAACGCCGTAAAAGATACAGCCCAGACCTTATGATGCTCGGAGCAGAGTTAGCTGCAGCGCCGGGAATGACCTACCGCCTCGCCTCAGAGGTCACGCAAAAACTTGCCGGTATAACGATCAGCCATACGACGTTTCAGCGCTTAGTAAAAGAAGCAGGTGAAGCTCAAGCTGTCATGGATGCTGAAAAAAGGGATCGAATTTTTGAGGATACGGTAATTCCTAACTCTCCGTCCGTTAAGCACTTATATTGCGAAGCAGATGGCTTATACGTCAAAGGGAGAGGCAAAGGAATAGAGATCAAAAATATGCTTGCCTATACCGGGTGGGAGCAAAACGGACAGCGTGTCTCGTTAACAGATCGTCACGTCTTTTCTACCGTTGAATCGGTGGATGACTTTTGGGAAATAGGTTATGCAGCGATTCGACATCGTTGGGATCTCTCACATACACATGTGGCGACTAATGCGGATGCGGCTTCATGGATCTCTGAGGAACGCGTTCAAAATACCTTTTCTGAAGCGACATCGGTTGTCCGCCAATTGGATCCTTTTCACGTAAAGAGGAGTATTCGTCGCGGGTTGAGCCGCCAGCCAAGGCTCATTCCTCAAATTGAAAAGGCAATATCCGAAAAAAATAAGGATAGGTTTAAAGCGGTGATTGATACGGCACAGGGAAATGCAGAGACGGAGCGAGAGGAAAAGCGTATCGAGAACATGCAGAAGTATCTTGAAGGGCACTGGGAGATCCTCTGCGACTGGCGTGAGGTTAGTCCAGACGTGCCAAAAAATGCTCGTAGGATGGGATGCATGGAATCGAACCAGAGACGTCTGGCATACCGCATGAAACGTCGTGGCATGTACTGGAGTGAAGAAGGGGCTCAAGCCATCGCCAAAGTACAACAAGGCGTTACCAATGGGACGTTGAGACAGGCATTATTAACTGTCTGGCCCAACCGCCAAGTGACACAAAAACTAAAACGCCATGCGAGGCGAATAGGTAAGTCGGATCACATTGGGGTTCAAGTTGGCAGGATCCAAGTAGGTGCCGCATCAGCTTCAAGTGCTATTGGGTATTTGGATAAGGTGGTTAATCGCCGTCCTTGAAGAGTTAACTCCTCAAGGGCGGACAACAAGTGAACGTTAGGGAATGACATATTTAGGTCTTTAAATCCTTGATCCTGTAAGGTCGTCGAGTAAAGCTTGACACATACCGGCACCTAAAATTTATTCAAATCGTATTTTTCTTATGGTATAATAAGACGGATTCGCTAATAAAGAGGAAAGGGAGTTGATGTTATGACGTGTGGTAATTGTGGTAACGAGTTAATGAAAGCGGATACACTGTGTCCGCAATGCGGACATGCCGTTAATCAAACTGCAATTATTGCAGCAGAGGAGCAAGTGCCTTCGGATCTGTTACAACAGGAATGCTTGTCTGTTTATGTAGGAGAGAAGTATCCGTACTACGCGAAAAAGTGGACGCGTGCAGAAACTAAAAACGGGGGATCCCCGGATCCCCCTCACCAACCTTGCATCTCATTCCTTCAATTCATACTGCTCGATTTTGCGGTATAAGTTACGCACGCTGACCCCTAATATTTGCGCTGCCTCCGTCTTGTTCCACTCGGTATGACGCAACACTTGCCGGATGTGCTCCCGCTCGAGCTCAGCTAAGGAACGGTGGGCGTCATTGGCATCGGCGCCTGCGCCTGCCCCCGCACCTGCGCGCGTGCCAGCAGCTCCTCCGACCGCCTGCTGGGGCAACAAATCGGCAGCTTCGACGGTATCGCCGCGGGCGAGTAAAAAACCGCGT is a window from the Numidum massiliense genome containing:
- a CDS encoding ISLre2 family transposase translates to MLSFWESLRIRLMEVMADLFGEFLEQLDQMMTTHYKEKYGWKSERLDSREFTSFFGTVSYKRHLMYDRNGNAHYPVDEAIGLKRRKRYSPDLMMLGAELAAAPGMTYRLASEVTQKLAGITISHTTFQRLVKEAGEAQAVMDAEKRDRIFEDTVIPNSPSVKHLYCEADGLYVKGRGKGIEIKNMLAYTGWEQNGQRVSLTDRHVFSTVESVDDFWEIGYAAIRHRWDLSHTHVATNADAASWISEERVQNTFSEATSVVRQLDPFHVKRSIRRGLSRQPRLIPQIEKAISEKNKDRFKAVIDTAQGNAETEREEKRIENMQKYLEGHWEILCDWREVSPDVPKNARRMGCMESNQRRLAYRMKRRGMYWSEEGAQAIAKVQQGVTNGTLRQALLTVWPNRQVTQKLKRHARRIGKSDHIGVQVGRIQVGAASASSAIGYLDKVVNRRP